The Mycolicibacterium insubricum DNA segment GGGCTCCCCGTCGCGGGCCGCCCGCCACAGCAGCGCGTCGAGTTCGTCGGCCTTGCCGGCCCGATCGGGGTCGCCGCCCCGCTCGGCGAACAGCTCTGTCATCTGCGCACGGTCCAGCCCCGACTCGTAACCGAACCAGTCGGTGGCCCCGACCCGGTAGTAGATGTCGGGATACTCGGGGTCGTCGACCCGGTAGGCGGCGCCGACGGCCAGCAGCCGCTCCACCAACGTCACCACCTCGCCGATGGTGTCGGTGGCGGCCACGTAGTCGCGCGGCGGCAGCACCCGCAGAGCGGTCATGTCCTCGCGGAAGAGCTCGATCTCGCGGGCGCCGAGGTCGCGCCAGTCGATCCCGTCGCGCTGCGCGCGTTCGAACAGCGGGTCATCGACGTCGGTGACGTTCTGCACGTAGTGCACGTCGTGGCCGCCGTCCCGCAGCACCCGGTTGATCAGGTCGAACGTCAGATACGTTGCGGCGTGCCCGAGGTGGGTGGCGTCATACGGGGTGATGCCGCAGACGTACATGGTGGCCGTGCGCCCCGGCGACACCGGTCGCAGCTGGCGATCCGAGGTGTCATACAGCCGCAGTTGCGGCCCCTGTCCGGGCAGCACCGGAACGTCGTGGGCAGACCAGGACCGCATGGCCCAGACTCTATCGGTGCGCACCGGCGCGGCTCACCGATGGATGGCGTCGAGCAGCACCCGGCCCAAGTCGGCGCGGCAGATCAGCAGATCGGGCAGGTACGGGTCGGGGCGGTTGTAGAGCATCGGGGAGCCGTCGAGGCGGCAGGTGTGCAGACCGGCGGCGCGGGCCACCCCGACCGGGGCCGCCGAATCCCACTCCCATTGCCCGCCGGCGTGCACGTAGGCGTCGACATCGCCGCGTACCACCGCCATCGCCTTCGCTCCGGCCGAGCCGATCCGGACCAGTTCCACCTCCATCCGCTCGGCGATCCGGTACAGCACCGCGGGCGGCCGGTTGGCCGAGGCGGTGATCCGGATCGGGCCGGTGCGCGGTGCGGCGGGGGCGGTGACGGTGTCGCTGCGGTACACCTCGTCGTAGGCCGGCAGGGAGACCGCGGCGTCGGTGATGGTCCCGTCGGGGCCGCCGACGCGCTGCCACAGGGCGATGTGCACGGCCCAGTCCCGCCGCCCCGGCAGCGAGTATTCGCGGGTGCCATCGACGGGGTCGACGATCCACACCCGGTCGGCACTCAGCCGCGCCAGGTCGTCGGGAGCCTCCTCCGAGAGCACCGCGTCATCGGGACGTTCGGCACGCAGCCGGGCCAGGATGTGGGCGTTGGCGCGGGCGTCACCGGCATCGCCGAGATCCCACGGGAAATCGTGGCCGACCTCCTCGCGGACCGCCAGCAGCAACCGGCCGGCGTCGACCGCCAGATCGGCGGCCAGATCGACATCGCTGCGATCGTCGGGGGCAGAGGTCACCCTGCCAGTATCGTGGGCAGCCGGAATCACCGACGAACGGAGGGCCCGATGGGCCGGATTTCAGCAGTCACCGGCACCGCCGCGGTATTGACGGCGGTGGCGGCACTCGCCGCCTGCAACAGCCACAACAGCGGCAGCGCGGCACCGGAAACGAGCGCTTCCGCGGCCGCGCCCGAGAAGCTGGACGGTACGTCCTGGCAGCTGTTACAGATCCAGTCCTCCGACGACGCCCAGGGCATCACCACCGTCGACGACCCGTCGAAGTTCACCGTCTCCTTCGGTCCCGACGGCCAGGCGGCGATCAAACTCGACTGCAATACCGGGGGCGGCAGCTGGACCGCGGAGCCCGCCGAGGGTGGCGAGTCGGGGACCCTGACGTTCGGGCCGATCCGGCAGACGTTGATGGCCTGCGGCGACGGGTCGCTGGACGGTCGGGTGGGCCAGGAGTTGTCGCACGTGACCGGCTATCTGTTCCGCGACGGGCAGTTGCACCTGTCGACGAAGTTCGACGGCTCCACCCTGACCTGGCGACCGACGCCTTCTTAGAACGCCGGCCACGGGATCGGGCGGGACCGCTCGTCGGGGCCGGGTAGCACCGGGTTCTCCAGCAGCCCGCGGGTCCGGCCGGCCAGTGCCGTGATCTCGGCGTCGGTCAGATGCGCGGCCAATTCCGCGCCGAGTTCACCGTCGAGCAGCCCGGCGAACTCGGCGACCGCGGCCAGGGTGTCGTCATCGACCGGCAGGCCGGCCCAACCCCACAGCACCGTGCGCAGTTTGTCCTGGGCGTGCAGGCACAGGCCGTGGTCGACGCCGTACACCCGGCCGTCGGAGCCGGCCAGGATGTGCCCGCCCTTGCGGTCGGCGTTGTTGACCAGCACGTCGAATACGGCCAGCCGGTGCAACCGCCGGTCGTCGGCGTGGACCAGCGCCACCTCGTTGCCGTCGTAGTCCTGCGCCCGCAGCACCGGCAGATAGCCGACCGGCACCTCGGCGACCGGGCACACGTCGACCAGGTCCGGTCCCGGGTCCGCGGTCGGTTCGGGTGAGCCGGCCAGCCCGTCGCCGGCCTGGTTCACCCAGCGCTGCACCATGCCGGGTCCGTGCGGCCCGTCCCGAATCACTGTGTCGGGC contains these protein-coding regions:
- the mshC gene encoding cysteine--1-D-myo-inosityl 2-amino-2-deoxy-alpha-D-glucopyranoside ligase; protein product: MRSWSAHDVPVLPGQGPQLRLYDTSDRQLRPVSPGRTATMYVCGITPYDATHLGHAATYLTFDLINRVLRDGGHDVHYVQNVTDVDDPLFERAQRDGIDWRDLGAREIELFREDMTALRVLPPRDYVAATDTIGEVVTLVERLLAVGAAYRVDDPEYPDIYYRVGATDWFGYESGLDRAQMTELFAERGGDPDRAGKADELDALLWRAARDGEPSWDSPFGPGRPGWHVECSAIALNRLGVGFDIQGGGVDLVFPHHEFSAAHAEAATSARRFARHYVHAGMIGWDGHKMSKSRGNLVLVSRLRALGVDPGAIRLGLFAGHYRADRFWTDEVLAEATVRLGRWRAAAALPAGPDTTDLITRLRGYLADDLDTPKALAAVDGWVTDALEYGGHDTAAPGSFAAAVDALLGVAL
- a CDS encoding 3'(2'),5'-bisphosphate nucleotidase CysQ — protein: MTSAPDDRSDVDLAADLAVDAGRLLLAVREEVGHDFPWDLGDAGDARANAHILARLRAERPDDAVLSEEAPDDLARLSADRVWIVDPVDGTREYSLPGRRDWAVHIALWQRVGGPDGTITDAAVSLPAYDEVYRSDTVTAPAAPRTGPIRITASANRPPAVLYRIAERMEVELVRIGSAGAKAMAVVRGDVDAYVHAGGQWEWDSAAPVGVARAAGLHTCRLDGSPMLYNRPDPYLPDLLICRADLGRVLLDAIHR
- a CDS encoding META domain-containing protein — its product is MGRISAVTGTAAVLTAVAALAACNSHNSGSAAPETSASAAAPEKLDGTSWQLLQIQSSDDAQGITTVDDPSKFTVSFGPDGQAAIKLDCNTGGGSWTAEPAEGGESGTLTFGPIRQTLMACGDGSLDGRVGQELSHVTGYLFRDGQLHLSTKFDGSTLTWRPTPS
- a CDS encoding SCO1664 family protein, which codes for MTPPTEETLRHGALQVLGRIRSASNATFLCEAQLPDGSARHCVYKPIRGERPLWDFPDGTLAGRELASYLISERLGWNLVPDTVIRDGPHGPGMVQRWVNQAGDGLAGSPEPTADPGPDLVDVCPVAEVPVGYLPVLRAQDYDGNEVALVHADDRRLHRLAVFDVLVNNADRKGGHILAGSDGRVYGVDHGLCLHAQDKLRTVLWGWAGLPVDDDTLAAVAEFAGLLDGELGAELAAHLTDAEITALAGRTRGLLENPVLPGPDERSRPIPWPAF